A stretch of Chitinophaga caeni DNA encodes these proteins:
- a CDS encoding lipocalin family protein — MKHSAYIIFISLVLSACQQTKREAISSYPDSLIEYVDTIYTPPVAVTDTLQRDSIDLTLVPGRWWQPVPGKEEEQQGFHLMKGGKIKGLNMPALIYEKWEIVSDTLMLWSDMVSGEDTTRLIDTLLVRNVNDSVMVLFPHNAAAGYFEIYHREGAKGKKK, encoded by the coding sequence ATGAAGCACTCCGCATATATTATATTCATTTCCCTGGTTTTGTCGGCATGCCAGCAAACGAAACGTGAAGCCATTAGCTCTTACCCTGATAGTTTGATAGAATACGTAGATACAATTTATACGCCCCCTGTTGCTGTGACGGATACACTGCAAAGGGATAGTATCGACCTAACATTAGTGCCAGGCAGATGGTGGCAACCGGTTCCAGGCAAGGAAGAAGAGCAACAGGGATTTCATTTAATGAAAGGGGGAAAAATAAAAGGACTGAATATGCCGGCCTTGATTTACGAGAAATGGGAAATTGTATCCGACACCTTGATGCTTTGGAGTGATATGGTATCAGGAGAAGATACGACACGGTTAATCGACACATTATTGGTTAGGAATGTTAACGACTCCGTGATGGTTTTATTTCCCCACAATGCCGCCGCCGGTTATTTCGAGATTTATCACCGTGAAGGCGCCAAGGGTAAAAAGAAATAG